One stretch of Balneola sp. MJW-20 DNA includes these proteins:
- a CDS encoding YifB family Mg chelatase-like AAA ATPase — MLARVYCASIVGVEARIIDVETHFVNGQVKFFLVGLPDRAVSESRDRVEASIKNSDFFYPLGRVTVNLAPADLPKEGNAFDLPIAIGMLEMSGQIYTQKLDKTVLVGELALDGGLRPVKGVLPVAVEAKRRGYKYLVVPKKNGKEAAVVEDLEVFPFEHLKEVCGWLENKGSMDPLYVNVEQFFASNGVYKLMDFCDVRGQENVKRALEIAAAGGHNVVMVGPPGSGKTMMARRIPTILPPLSLDEALETTKIHSVSGLLKSGKALITKRPFRAPHHTVSDVALVGGGSIPMPGEISMAHNGVLFLDELPEFKRSALEVMRQPLEDGFVSISRARMSVTYPSRVMLVASMNPSPSGDWYDPGDMNGGNDIQMKRYLSKISGPLLDRIDLHIEVNKVSYDELSGKAKGESSTEIRKRVIEARNIQTKRFLGIKGVYSNAQMSTRMVRKLCPLEESGSQILKKAITSLGLSARAYDRILKVSRTIADLDRSESIRSHHIAEAIQYRSLDREGWLG, encoded by the coding sequence ATGCTGGCAAGAGTATACTGTGCATCCATTGTGGGTGTTGAGGCTCGGATCATTGATGTGGAGACCCATTTTGTGAATGGTCAGGTGAAGTTTTTTCTCGTGGGATTGCCGGACCGGGCCGTATCAGAATCTCGCGATCGCGTGGAAGCCTCTATTAAAAATTCAGACTTCTTTTATCCATTGGGAAGAGTGACCGTCAACCTGGCACCGGCCGATCTCCCAAAAGAGGGAAATGCTTTTGATCTGCCTATTGCGATCGGAATGCTGGAAATGTCCGGACAGATCTATACACAAAAACTGGATAAAACGGTCTTAGTTGGGGAACTGGCTCTGGATGGAGGACTCAGGCCGGTCAAAGGAGTACTTCCGGTAGCAGTTGAAGCAAAGAGAAGAGGATATAAATACCTGGTGGTACCCAAAAAGAATGGGAAAGAAGCAGCTGTGGTGGAGGACCTGGAGGTTTTTCCTTTCGAGCATCTAAAGGAAGTATGCGGGTGGCTGGAGAATAAAGGGAGCATGGATCCGCTGTACGTGAATGTAGAGCAGTTCTTTGCATCTAATGGAGTATATAAACTCATGGATTTCTGCGATGTGCGGGGACAGGAAAACGTCAAGAGGGCGCTCGAGATCGCAGCTGCCGGAGGACATAATGTGGTCATGGTAGGACCACCGGGCTCCGGTAAGACGATGATGGCGAGGAGGATACCAACGATCCTCCCGCCGTTATCACTGGATGAAGCGCTGGAAACCACCAAGATCCATTCTGTTTCAGGATTACTTAAATCTGGTAAGGCACTGATCACTAAAAGGCCATTTCGTGCTCCTCATCATACCGTTTCTGACGTTGCTTTGGTTGGAGGTGGATCTATCCCGATGCCCGGAGAGATATCCATGGCACATAACGGAGTGTTATTTCTGGACGAACTGCCTGAATTCAAGCGGTCGGCCCTGGAGGTGATGAGGCAGCCGCTGGAAGACGGCTTTGTGTCTATCTCACGGGCAAGAATGAGTGTAACCTATCCCAGCCGGGTGATGCTGGTAGCGTCTATGAATCCGTCTCCTTCGGGAGACTGGTATGATCCGGGAGATATGAACGGGGGAAACGACATTCAGATGAAAAGATATCTTTCAAAGATCAGCGGACCGTTACTGGACCGGATCGACCTGCACATCGAAGTAAACAAGGTGAGTTATGATGAACTTTCGGGAAAGGCCAAAGGGGAATCTTCAACTGAGATCCGCAAACGGGTGATCGAAGCGCGTAACATCCAGACCAAACGATTTTTAGGAATCAAAGGAGTGTACAGTAATGCACAGATGAGTACCCGGATGGTTCGAAAGCTCTGCCCGCTGGAAGAAAGCGGATCTCAGATCCTCAAAAAAGCCATCACCAGCCTCGGGCTTTCCGCGCGTGCCTACGACCGCATTCTCAAGGTTTCGCGCACCATTGCTGACCTCGACCGCTCCGAAAGTATTCGGTCACATCACATCGCAGAAGCCATCCAGTATCGTAGCCTCGACAGAGAAGGGTGGCTTGGGTAA
- a CDS encoding DUF4342 domain-containing protein codes for MDSEKAKEKAKNLYEEVQGGFNEVISRIRELIKEGSARKLIIKDKEGKVLFQTQLAMGVGGAALIGAMAPVISAIGMFAMFLNDVTILVEKDPDAEDDEYSVDADVIEINEDEEDESADEEAKASEEEEKEEKTVGKKKK; via the coding sequence ATGGACAGTGAAAAAGCAAAAGAAAAGGCTAAAAACTTATACGAAGAGGTACAGGGCGGATTTAATGAGGTGATCAGCCGAATCCGCGAACTCATCAAAGAGGGCAGTGCACGAAAACTCATCATTAAAGACAAAGAGGGCAAAGTCCTATTTCAGACCCAGCTGGCAATGGGTGTCGGCGGAGCTGCATTGATCGGAGCTATGGCCCCGGTGATCTCTGCCATCGGTATGTTTGCCATGTTTCTGAATGATGTGACCATCCTGGTGGAAAAAGACCCGGATGCTGAAGATGATGAATATTCTGTCGATGCCGATGTGATCGAGATCAATGAAGATGAGGAGGATGAATCTGCCGATGAAGAAGCAAAAGCTTCAGAGGAAGAGGAAAAAGAAGAGAAGACAGTAGGGAAAAAGAAAAAGTGA
- the trxB gene encoding thioredoxin-disulfide reductase, which produces MEDIAGKTFNVVVIGSGPAGLTAALYAARADLKPIVFEGPEPGGQLMTTTDVENFPGYPDGVMGPQMMQDFREQATKFGADCRYGYVTNVEFENRPYKLTVDEKTEIYAHTIIISTGASAKWLGIESEQKLRGKGVSACATCDGAFFRDQHVVVVGGGDTAMEEATFLTKFASKVTVIHRRDELRASKAMQNRALKNDKIEFMWDSELAEVLGDPVVEGVKVKNRNTGEYTTLDDVTGVFVAIGHKPNTDLFKGVLTMDDVGYIQTKGQGTATDLPGIFACGDAMDAVYRQAVTAAGTGCKAALDAERYLSDEVGEEAIAEEHWK; this is translated from the coding sequence ATGGAAGACATCGCAGGTAAAACATTTAACGTAGTAGTGATCGGCAGTGGTCCTGCCGGATTAACCGCAGCTCTTTATGCTGCCAGAGCAGATTTAAAACCCATTGTATTTGAGGGTCCGGAACCCGGGGGGCAGCTTATGACAACAACCGATGTGGAAAATTTCCCGGGTTATCCTGACGGAGTTATGGGGCCACAGATGATGCAGGATTTTAGAGAGCAGGCAACAAAATTTGGTGCTGACTGTCGTTACGGTTATGTAACAAATGTTGAATTTGAAAACCGCCCCTATAAACTGACAGTTGATGAGAAGACCGAGATCTATGCTCATACCATTATAATCTCAACCGGTGCATCCGCTAAATGGCTGGGAATTGAAAGTGAACAGAAGCTTCGCGGAAAAGGGGTTTCTGCATGCGCAACCTGTGACGGAGCATTCTTTAGGGATCAGCATGTGGTAGTGGTTGGCGGTGGTGATACCGCTATGGAAGAAGCAACTTTTCTAACCAAATTTGCCAGCAAAGTTACAGTCATTCACCGCAGAGATGAGCTGAGAGCTTCAAAAGCTATGCAGAATCGCGCACTTAAAAATGACAAGATCGAATTTATGTGGGATAGCGAACTGGCTGAAGTGCTGGGCGATCCTGTAGTAGAAGGAGTGAAGGTAAAGAACCGGAATACCGGGGAATATACCACACTTGATGATGTTACCGGTGTTTTTGTAGCGATCGGTCACAAACCAAACACGGATCTTTTCAAAGGCGTACTGACCATGGACGACGTGGGATATATTCAGACCAAAGGGCAAGGAACAGCGACCGATCTTCCGGGTATTTTTGCCTGCGGAGATGCAATGGATGCCGTATATCGTCAAGCTGTTACTGCTGCTGGAACGGGCTGTAAAGCTGCTCTTGATGCCGAACGCTATCTTTCAGATGAGGTAGGTGAAGAGGCTATCGCCGAAGAGCACTGGAAGTAA
- a CDS encoding Re/Si-specific NAD(P)(+) transhydrogenase subunit alpha: MVIGIIKETAQDEKRVALIPAIAGKFIKDGHSIKVEKGAGLASGFLDAYYTENGAEITTDRDGILSEVDLLLCVQTPDENDLKKIKKGGIIVCFLWALQNSDTVDLLKAQGVTSLGMDAIPRISRAQNMDALSSMSNIAGYKSALIAADTLDKYLPMMMTAAGTIPPAKALVLGAGVAGLQAIATCKRLGAVVEAFDIRPAVKEQVESLGAKFVEVPLEEADTETKGGYAKELSKDSQERQRQVIHEHAKKSDIIITTALIPGRPAPILITKEMVADMQPGSVIVDLAAENGGNCELTEAGTTQNVNEVKVVGPVNLPSQLPHHASQLYAKNVENLLKLLIQEGKADFNFEDEIILNTTITHEGEIISPMLKSS, encoded by the coding sequence GTGGTCATTGGTATTATAAAAGAAACGGCTCAGGATGAGAAACGGGTCGCCCTCATTCCAGCTATCGCCGGCAAATTCATAAAAGACGGCCATTCAATAAAAGTCGAAAAAGGAGCCGGACTGGCTTCCGGATTTCTCGACGCGTATTACACAGAAAACGGAGCAGAAATCACCACAGATCGGGACGGAATATTATCCGAAGTTGACCTTCTCTTATGCGTTCAGACTCCGGATGAAAATGATCTGAAGAAGATCAAAAAGGGAGGGATCATCGTATGTTTCCTCTGGGCACTTCAGAATAGTGATACCGTAGATCTGCTGAAAGCTCAGGGAGTCACTTCGCTGGGAATGGATGCGATCCCAAGAATTTCAAGGGCACAAAATATGGATGCCCTTTCATCCATGAGTAATATTGCAGGATACAAATCTGCCCTGATCGCAGCAGATACTCTCGACAAGTATTTGCCGATGATGATGACTGCTGCGGGTACTATCCCCCCGGCCAAAGCACTGGTGCTTGGAGCAGGAGTTGCAGGCCTGCAGGCTATTGCTACCTGTAAAAGATTAGGCGCAGTAGTTGAGGCATTCGATATCCGCCCGGCTGTTAAAGAACAGGTGGAAAGTCTCGGTGCTAAATTTGTAGAAGTGCCACTGGAGGAAGCTGATACCGAAACCAAAGGCGGTTATGCTAAAGAATTGTCGAAGGACAGCCAGGAGCGGCAGCGGCAGGTCATCCATGAGCATGCAAAAAAGTCGGATATAATTATTACTACTGCTCTGATTCCCGGAAGGCCTGCACCGATCCTGATCACCAAGGAAATGGTAGCTGATATGCAGCCCGGATCCGTGATCGTTGATCTTGCAGCTGAGAACGGAGGAAACTGTGAACTCACAGAAGCAGGAACAACTCAGAATGTCAACGAAGTGAAGGTGGTCGGCCCGGTCAATTTACCAAGTCAGCTGCCGCATCATGCCAGCCAGCTGTATGCAAAGAATGTTGAGAACCTGCTCAAGTTATTGATTCAGGAGGGTAAGGCTGATTTTAATTTTGAAGACGAGATCATCCTGAATACCACTATTACGCATGAAGGTGAGATCATTTCGCCTATGCTTAAGAGTTCATGA